The DNA region TTACATAATGGGGTTGTGTTATGCAAGTGTTGACAGGGGATTGTTTGGGCATTTTTAGACCGAGAAGAGTTTTCATAAGACACCACTAATGCAGTGCTGTCAAAGCGAGTCAACCCATCCCATCGCAGGCTTAATTTCTAGCATGCTTGGCTGGCCCGCGGGCTagggttcatgcaaccctaacccgccccacacGGATTGGCGGGGCAGCCCATGGGCTTGGCCTTAGTGGGCCAGGCCTGTTGGGCCCGCTCCTTCTCAAGCCATTTTTGAGCCCTAACACGCCCATCGTGGAGCGGGTGCAGGCTGGCCCTCAGGcttcggcccactttgacagtaaaGCTGGTTGTTGGTTTACCCCTTTCGATATATtccaaaatcaaatatatatatataaaaaaaaaaaagtaagataaaatagaaaagcagAACCTCTTAGATGGGCTGTTAAGATGAACATGGTGATGGTTTCTCTAGACTGGAAAAGAGGGCTTCTGTGATCTTTCAACAACTGGAAATTAGCAGAGCTGAACTCATCAGCAGGCCTTGTGAGCTTCAACCCCAATTGAACATccattctttctttaatttgactGCTTTAAGTTggttgaatgtatatatatgtgttgtaAAAGTAAAGAATATATAACAGGAGCTTTATACTGGCAAGCATCAGTGCTCCTAATAAAGGTGGCATATATGCAGGCATGCAGCTTATACTTGTCTTCACAAAACATATAATGGTTATGCTTTGATTGGGATGCTAAAAGATAGCAGCCCATTTCTGAGATATTTGCCTTTGGCAAGAAGTTTCTGTGAGAGATCACCAGAATAAAGTGGTGTTATATTATGCTTCTCATCTGCCTTAGCTTGCATTCAAAAAGTTTTGTATAGAATGAGTGTTTGGGAAGTATAACCAAAACAAAAGGCAACAAACCTATTCATTGTTGGATAGTTTTGGGCATATGTGCAGTTGGATAGTTTTGGGCTGGGCAAAACAGGTTGCCTTCAGCCCAACTTAGGACTTTGCATTTAGGGTTGTAGTCAAATACCATTGATACACTAAGACACGCATTGAGTAAACCCTGTTCATGTATTATAACCAGCATACGACACTGGAAAGGTAAACCCCATTATAAAGATTCTTGAACCGAACTCACAATCTTCTGGTATGAGAATCATGTTTTATCCACTTAGCCACTCCTTTAGAGACGATGGTaaacatatttttcaaattaggaaacaaaaaattaataatgtaaaGCAGATAATTGAAGTAATTAAGTAAATGCAGTTGTAGATGTATATGTTTTAAGAGGCAATAAATTAGCCTTTATTATATATAGCTGGAATGAGGTCCACAGCAGCTGTACAGTGCTAAAACTGAGTTTAAGTTCAAATCAGAAAACTTTTGACAATAAAAGCACAACAACCAGCACATTGAATCTGCTTCATGTGGCCTCTCATATTCCTCACAATTCTGACATGTATCTGAAATGTCAATTCTTGCCTTTTCAAGACAATGGTTTGGTTGGTGGATCTCCCATTGCCAGCCATGGTTCTTGTACTCAGGTCCTATGGTTTTTAACCTAAATGGCCATACTATTAGGCTGGCGGCTGCCAATTCCAGTCCTTGTCAATGAACATCACCATATGGATGAGTTTGGCNCCTTAGTGGGCCAGGCCTGTTGGGCCCGCTCCTTCTCAAGCCATTTTTGAGCCCTAACACGCCCATCGTGGAGCGGGTGCAGGCTGGCCCTCAGGcttcggcccactttgacagtaaaGCTGGTTGTTGGTTTACCCCTTTCGATATATtccaaaatcaaatatatatatataaaaaaaaaaaagtaagataaaatagaaaagcagAACCTCTTAGATGGGCTGTTAAGATGAACATGGTGATGGTTTCTCTAGACTGGAAAAGAGGGCTTCTGTGATCTTTCAACAACTGGAAATTAGCAGAGCTGAACTCATCAGCAGGCCTTGTGAGCTTCAACCCCAATTGAACATccattctttctttaatttgactGCTTTAAGTTggttgaatgtatatatatgtgttgtaAAAGTAAAGAATATATAACAGGAGCTTTATACTGGCAAGCATCAGTGCTCCTAATAAAGGTGGCATATATGCAGGCATGCAGCTTATACTTGTCTTCACAAAACATATAATGGTTATGCTTTGATTGGGATGCTAAAAGATAGCAGCCCATTTCTGAGATATTTGCCTTTGGCAAGAAGTTTCTGTGAGAGATCACCAGAATAAAGTGGTGTTATATTATGCTTCTCATCTGCCTTAGCTTGCATTCAAAAAGTTTTGTATAGAATGAGTGTTTGGGAAGTATAACCAAAACAAAAGGCAACAAACCTATTCATTGTTGGATAGTTTTGGGCATATGTGCAGTTGGATAGTTTTGGGCTGGGCAAAACAGGTTGCCTTCAGCCCAACTTAGGACTTTGCATTTAGGGTTGTAGTCAAATACCATTGATACACTAAGACACGCATTGAGTAAACCCTGTTCATGTATTATAACCAGCATACGACACTGGAAAGGTAAACCCCATTATAAAGATTCTTGAACCGAACTCACAATCTTCTGGTATGAGAATCATGTTTTATCCACTTAGCCACTCCTTTAGAGACGATGGTaaacatatttttcaaattaggaaacaaaaaattaataatgtaaaGCAGATAATTGAAGTAATTAAGTAAATGCAGTTGTAGATGTATATGTTTTAAGAGGCAATAAATTAGCCTTTATTATATATAGCTGGAATGAGGTCCACAGCAGCTGTACAGTGCTAAAACTGAGTTTAAGTTCAAATCAGAAAACTTTTGACAATAAAAGCACAACAACCAGCACATTGAATCTGCTTCATGTGGCCTCTCATATTCCTCACAATTCTGACATGTATCTGAAATGTCAATTCTTGCCTTTTCAAGACAATGGTTTGGTTGGTGGATCTCCCATTGCCAGCCATGGTTCTTGTACTCAGGTCCTATGGTTTTTAACCTAAATGGCCATACTATTAGGCTGGCGGCTGCCAATTCCAGTCCTTGTCAATGAACATCACCATATGGATGAGTTTGGCAGGCCAAACCATTGGGACTCCTCATTCTGTACTCATCCTGACAAGTAAAAGAAAACATATACTAATTGCATCTACAATGTTTGCTACTTTCTTGTGCCTAGTGAACCGCGTGTTGTTGTAAGGCGTAGCGTGTTACATACGAAGATTGCGTGTTATTGTAAGGCATAACGTGTTGCATACGAGTGCAATACCTTGTGTGTTTGCGTGTTGGTAGGTTTTGCTTTTCATTGCTGAACCGCGTGTTATTGTAAGGCGTAGCGTGTTGCAGGAGACAAGTGCAATACCTTGTATATTTGCGTTTTGGTAGCTTTTGCTTTTCATTGCTGAACCGCGTGTTATTGTAAGGAGTAGCGTGTTGCATACGAGTGCAATACCTTGTGTGTTTGCGTATTGGTAGGTTTTGCTTTTCATTGCTGAACCGCGTGTTACTGTAAGGCGTAGCGTATTGCATACGAGTGCAATACCTTGTGTGCTAGCGTGTTGGTAGGTTTTGCTTTTCATTGTTGAACCGCGTGTTATTTTAAGGCGTAGCGTGTTGCATACAAGTGCAATACCTTGTGTATTTGCGTGTTGATAGGTTTTACTTTTCATTGCTGAACCTCGTGTTACTGTAAGGCGTAGCATGTTACATACGAGTGAAATACCTTGTGTGTTTGCGTGTTTGTAGGTTTTGCTTTTCATTGTTGAACCACGTGTTACTATAAGGCGTAGCGTGCTGCATACGAGTGCAATACCTTGTGTGTTTGCGTATTGGTAGGTTTTGCTTTTCATTGCTGAACCGCGTGTTATTGTAAGGCCTAGCGTGTTGCACACAACTGAAGTACCTTGTGTATTTGCGTATTGGCAACTTTTGCTTTTCATTGCTGAATGGCATAGGAGGAGACGATGAGTTAGCTTGAAAGTGAAATATTTTGCATTGGAGATGTCCTAATAGTCGACAAAATTGTAGGTATGGTCAATTTTGTAGTGTATGTCTTCGAGTAGCAACTATGGGCTTTCATGTAAATCAAAGTTTGGTTGTGTATGTTGAAAGACTTGAAACTATGCATTTTGGTCAAAGGGCCAAGATTCAGTTCCACAATACTCGATACAATCAGACATGAAACCCGAAAAACTGGGTAGCAGGGATTGATGATGTAGCCATGATTCAGATTTTAAGAACACTAAAATCAGACAGGAAAACTGGACAACAAAACATGTTTGCAAACAAGTACACAATTCTTGGCTGGTGGACTGCATCTCTTCTATCACAATTTAAACCATTGTACTTGATTGCCACTGGTTAAGGTGTCAATGGTCAGCAAGAAAACAAGAATTTGACCAAACCCTCAAACAAGCTTGTCTGTCTAGCTCACGTGCAAAGGATCATAACATGAACTAGAGAAAGATTCATCAAAGTTACAACCTTGGACAAACAAAATTCTGGTTCCAGAAGGGagttcattcattcattcatcatTCATGTGATCCATAACAAAACATTACATAACAATGGAAAAACTTTGTTTACATAACACCAAGGGCTCATCTATGTAGATATCTGTGTTCTCCCTATGTACTCTAAGACCACATCAAGAAACAGCATTGCCTTGAGACAAACTTAAAATCAATTGCAGAGACAAATGCAAGTTAAACAGATCTTTTATTGTACAGATAGAACACGAGTAATAATAACACCAAGGATCCAAAAGATCCAAACTTTTCTCCTAGTTTCTTTACATGATATATATTGTATCATAGTATACTGGCATGCTCAGCCATCGCTTGCCATCATTGTCATTCGTGATTCGGTCTTCCAATGGAATCGAGCCCCTCGGTCCTGCTGCGAACGATCTTATGGAACACTTCCCTAACTTGGCACTCCAAGGGGTTAACTCCATCCTTGAGTGCATCGAAAATGAGTGCGAGCTCTTGCACTCTCTGCCTCACTTCTCCCTCTTTTTCCTCGGGCAAGGGGAAATGAACCGAATCGATCAATTCGTTCATGGTCCTTGCCCATTTCTCAATGCCATGAATCTCCTTCAACAATCCACAAGCATTCCTCCTGTCCCTCTTCTTCGACTCCTCGAGAATCCTCTCGTGGAGGGACAGGAGAGGGCCTGCCCACGCGAATTGCTGCTTGTTCACATAGAAATGTGCCTGCAGGCCGCGATCCTGGCAGGGAATCGCGGCCACAAGAGCCCACATTGCAAAGTAGAGGACATAGTTCATGGTGAAAACAGCCAAAGCTAGGCCATTCGAGGCCACGATTTCGTTGGTTCTCGGAGCAGCTAGGTTGCTCCCAATGGTCTGAAGCTGCCTAGCAGCAGACCAATTCCGGGAAACACTCCACGAGAGTGATCGGAAGTGGCTCAAAGACCGGTTATCCCTCTGCAAATTTCGCCCGAAAGAGCGGTTTCTATAGGCCACAGAGGAATTAGTCTCTTTCTCATCAAGCATACCAATTGCCAAATCAATCATAGCTTTCTTAGCCCGGCGAAATTGGCCCTCGCCGAGACTCCTCTGATTATCCAAAGCACACAACACAATCTCCAAATGCTTTCTCCACTGCCTGATCTGCTCAATCCCATCGCGAATCGCATTGCAGACATCCAAAGCCTTCACGCTCCGCTCGAAATACTCGCAAATGTAGCGATCCATGGGGGCTTTGTTAAACCCCCCCTTATTGTTCACTACAATAGCCCTAAACTCATCCTGGCAGCTGAGAAAAACGTCGAGCAGCTTCCGGACCCACGGAATCGACAGCAACTCGCCGGAATCCGCCGCCAATAAGTCCGCGAAACGCTCCGCCACTTGCTTCTGGAAAGCGTCGAGCTCGATTTCTTGATTTGAGGCCTCCGGCGAAGTCTCCATTGAGTGGACCTGGCCGCGCCGCATGCTCATAATGGACCGCCCGAAGCTCGAGAAAGATGTCGTCGATGTCCCCTGGTACTCCGTCGCAGGCATTTCCACCAAATTACATGAAAGATTGAAACTTTAAcacaaagaaagaagaaaactaGTCTGTGGAGCTGAACTGAAGCCCTACAGACGAGAATTGGAGAGAAAAACTCAACCTAGAATGATTCTCAACACTAATAACAAGAAAACTCAATTCAACAACCCTCCCACAGATTCAAAGCTTCAAGAAGACTAACAAGTATCGTGATTTCTCAAGCCCAGAAGTTGAAGAAAGAACCCAAAAGTAGAGAGGATAGATAAATATGGTAGCTTGAGAGAGAATTGAAGAAAGAGAGAGCGTGATGAGAAGGAAAATGAGGAATGGCTTTGAGAGTTGGGATTTGGAACCCTAATAGGAGGGGGCTTTTAAGGGGGTTGATTTGGACCGCGTATTGGTTAGTTGGAAAAAAGCGaaaaaagaaattcaataaTTTCTTATCTTACACAATATTTTCAATTGGAATTTGGATAATGCTacatttttctattttgtttaAGTTGTATTGATTATGTTATAATggaatatatgttcataactattttcttaatttattaaaatacaaagagtcaatatcggtACTCCCATTTAGGAGAGTCAGTGTTACATTTTTCTATaattcatattgcattatgaacCGTAATACAACAATTATGTAatttcagttaacacattttgtacctacagttaatcATTTATGTACGCATAAACAAACTTGATAATTACTGAcaaataatatgatagctacatgtacaaaaactgtAATGACATGTACAAAATGTATCAACTACAAATATAgaatctgaaagttatttttaatcaagATCAACAATGTAAGGTAAACCATattctatggtataatttgcttcCAAGCTAGATATAGGCCTTTCGGAAcaatataaattgaatatttatgttttgttaatgattatagttaattataaattaaaaattgatgatgatGTCATGTGAGTGAGGCGAGAGCCGAGTCTTGTCTTCGTGGGCGCGTGGGACTCGGTCCGCTGAGTGCAAATGTGACAACCTACGGGTAACAATAGCACTGCTCTCATCTTCAGTGTTTCTTCTAGAAAATGACCAATTAACCTATGGACGACTTTGAGGATGCCAAACGGAATTTTGTTACCCTTCAcctcaaaacaaaataataataataataataataataataataataataataatagtattacaCGTAATATGTTTTGATTTATTTAGAACAAAAatgattcataattttttattatttttttatcaataaaattacGACATGTAGCGTGAGTTTTACTTTATGAGAATccatatatcattttttaacAAAAGAAATGGTTATATGTAGTTTGGAAATCAAAATTCTTCACTATCTGACGTGataatatatgaattattattattcttattatgaATGAGTTAGGACATGTTATAATAGTAGGGAGTAAAAGAAAATGAACGTATGTATTATTACTTATACACATTTTTTGGACCAGGGACAACCTCAATCAAGACGCGTACACCAACTAGCAATGCAAAGATCATCGTCAACTAAAAAACACCCGTTAGgtcttttgaaaaaaatgttgAAGGGTCACAAGAGAACCTTTCGACACTTACATTCAATTCTTCGAAACATATTGAATGACGTGTTAGCAATACCTTATTTTATTCTCTAAGATAACTATAAGTATTGACTGCCGTCGTCATAATAAATGACATATAGGGTAATATTTTGCTActctatataattttataataccCTATTTTATAAAACTAGGTTACCAACATATTTGAATCAACTTGCTTGACTTTAAACCTCATTTGGAAATTTTCATTTGTAGCATGTGCGAAGACCAATTTGGCTGATTAAATAATGAGTTCAAATCTTCAACTGGAAAAACTAATGGGTCTATCCATTTCAAGTGTACCACGTTCAAGACTTTATaaaaggtgaaaaaaaaaaagaatttaggGTTTTAGAAATCATATATGAAAACAACATTGTCAGTACCAAGTTGTCACATGTCCATTATATAATTCAAGTTTTTTCAATCataaaacttaatttttttcacATACTATAATATTGAAAACCTAGCTACTTTCACAGCTATTGCATGGTAAAAAtagttgaaatttttaattaataataaaaaagaaagtaattatCCAGCTAAGAAGAATCAGACAACATACCAAAgatggaataaaaattttaagaatatttatagttttttttttcttttttttggtgtCGTGTAAACCATCATACAAATACCAAATCCACATAATAAAATGAATGTTTTGTCGGATGTACAAATACCCACACGTATGCTTTGACGTTTCCAAGGTAGCACAGTGTTTGTCACGAGCTGaactcaatataatataattgaggGATATTATTAGAGCAAATTAAGAAATCATATTggcatataaaaataaaaataaaattattttctcaactaacaTAGAAATGCGTGTGCATATATGATAGTTGTGTGACTTGCGAGCCACTTCTGTTCATATTTCAACTtcaaactaatt from Ipomoea triloba cultivar NCNSP0323 chromosome 6, ASM357664v1 includes:
- the LOC116023001 gene encoding uncharacterized protein LOC116023001 — its product is MPATEYQGTSTTSFSSFGRSIMSMRRGQVHSMETSPEASNQEIELDAFQKQVAERFADLLAADSGELLSIPWVRKLLDVFLSCQDEFRAIVVNNKGGFNKAPMDRYICEYFERSVKALDVCNAIRDGIEQIRQWRKHLEIVLCALDNQRSLGEGQFRRAKKAMIDLAIGMLDEKETNSSVAYRNRSFGRNLQRDNRSLSHFRSLSWSVSRNWSAARQLQTIGSNLAAPRTNEIVASNGLALAVFTMNYVLYFAMWALVAAIPCQDRGLQAHFYVNKQQFAWAGPLLSLHERILEESKKRDRRNACGLLKEIHGIEKWARTMNELIDSVHFPLPEEKEGEVRQRVQELALIFDALKDGVNPLECQVREVFHKIVRSRTEGLDSIGRPNHE